Sequence from the Ancalomicrobiaceae bacterium S20 genome:
TCGCGGCCGGGGGGCTGGGCGATCGACGCGATCGAGGCCAAGCTGCCGGGCCGGACCAGGTTCAACGCCGACGGGCGGCTCGCGCTCGACGAGCGGCTCGGCTTCGACGGTGCGATGAAGATCGTCTCCGACCAGCCGGCGGCCTTCGCCAACTGGTGGTCGCGGGCGCGCGACCTGCCGCGGCTCGAGCCGATCGATGCCGAGGCGAAGCTTTCGATCACGCCGGAGGCGATCAAGGTCGACCAGCTCACCGCCCGCATCGGCACCGCGACGACGCGCGGCTTCGTCGAGTGGGCGCCCGGGCGCGTACCGGCCGAGGGCGGGCGCCTGCGCGCGGCGCTCACAGCCGACCGGCTCGACATCGATCAGATCTCGGCGCTTCGCACGTTGCTCGCCGGCAGTGCCGCGCCGGCCGGTATCGGCGAGCGGCGCAACGGCATCGGCTCGGCCGAACTCGATTTCGACGCCGGCACGCTGGTTGTCGCCGGCGTGGCGCTGAAGGGGTTTCGGCGCGCGGCGTGGTCGCCGAGGACGTGCTGTCGATCGACCGCTTCCAGGTTCGCGACGCCGCCGGCGCCAGCATCGAGGCGCATGGCCGGATCGAGCGCCCGGCGACGACGCCCGACGGGCGCATCGACCTCAAGCTCTCGGCCGATCGGCCGGAGGCACTCGCGCGCGTCGTCGATGCGCTGGCGGGCGGCGCTGCCTGGTCGAAGCGGCTCGTCGCGGCGGCGCCGGCGCTCGGGCCGCTCGCGGTCAACGCGACGCTCGAAGGTCGCGCGAGCACCTCGGTCAGCGATGTGCGCGCCACGGTCAACGGCACGTCGGCGGGGTCGACGCTGGCGCTCGATGGCCGGTTCACGGGCCGCGTCGAGGCGTGGCGGGATGCGACCGTCGAGGTGTCCGGCGGGCTCGACGGACCGGACGGCGCGCGCGTGCTGCGCCAGCTCGGCATCACGGCGCTGTCGTTCAAGGGCGCGACCGGCCGGGTCAGTGCCACGGCCAACGGCGTGCCGGCGAACGGCCTCGACGCCGCGGCGACTGTCGACATCGCCGGCACCCGGCTCGGCTACGTCGGGACGGTGAGGCTGCCGGCGGACGGTTCGGTGCAACTCGACGGCAAGGCGACCGTGGCGGCCAAGGACGTGGTGCAGGCCGCGCTGGTGCTCGGCCAACCGCTTCCGGGGCTCGACCGGACGCTCGGGCTCGATCTTGCGGCCAAGGTGTCGGGCGCCTGGCCGCGCCTCGCCTTCGCCGAACTCGCGGGCCACGCGGCCGATACCGAGGTCAGCGGCGCGCTTGGCGTCGATTTCGCCGCTCTGCCGGTCGCGGTCTCGGGGCGGATCGGGCTCGGCGAGGTCGACCTCGCCGGTCTCGCCGAACTCGGCCTCGGCTCCGGCCCCTTCGAGGCGCCGCTCAAGGCCGGCGAGATCTGGTCCGGCCAGCCGCTCGGCGCGCCGATCCTCGGGCGCAGCGTCCGGCTGGACCTCGATCTGACCGCCGACCGCGCGCTCATCGGACCCTATCGGCTCGATCGCGCCGGCTTGAGGCTGTCGACGCGCGTCGACGAGGTCGGGCTCGAAGGGCTGAAGGCGGCATTCGGGCCGGGCTCCGCGGCCGGCACGCTCCGGATCAAGCGCGCTTCGAACGGCGAGACGACCGTCTCGGGCGACGTCAAGCTCGCCGGCATCGCGCTCGAGGACATCGTCTGGCGCCGCGACGGCCGCTCGGTCGCGACGGGGCGGCTCGATCTCGATGCGACCTTCGAGGGCGGCGGCCGGTCGCTGGCGGCGGTCGCGGCCGGGCTCAACGGCGGCGGCGCGGTGCGCGTGACCGCCGGCGTGCTGCGTTACGTCAATCCGGACGCGTTCCGCGCCATCATCGTGGCGGCGGACGGCGGGCTGGATCTCAAGGAGGACAGGGTCCGCACCGTGTTCCAGAGCTATCTCGACAACGGCCAGATGCCGTTCGACCGGCTCGACGCGGCCTTCTCGATGGCCGGCGGCGTGGCGCGCGCCGGCGAGGCGGTGGTCGAGAGCGCTGGCGCGGACGCGCGGCTCGGTGGCGTTCGACCTCGCGCGCTGGAAGCTCGATGCCGACTGGACGCTGACGGTCGATCCCGGCAAGGGCAACACGGTGACGGGCGCGCAGGCGCAGGTCGGCGTCGTGTTCTCCGGGCCGCTCGACCGGCCGTCGCGGCGGCTCGACGTCGCGCCGCTCGCCGCCTTCCTGACGCTGCGCGCCTTCGAACGCGAGGTCGCGCGCATCGAGGCGATGCAGGCCGACATCATGGAGCGCGAGCGCTTCGCCCGCGAACTGCGCCGGCTCCGGCAGGAGAATGCTCGTCGCGTGCAGGAGCAGCAGCAGGCCGAGGAGGCGCGCAAGGCCGACGAGGCGCGCAAGGCGGCGGAGGCGGCGCGCAAGGCCGAAGAGGAGCGCAAGCGCCAGCTCGAGGCGCCGAAGCCCGCGGGCCAGATCGATCCGCCGGCCGGTAGCGGTTCGGCTGCGGCGCCAACGTCCGGCGGCCGTGCCACGACCGCTCAGGCCAACGAGGTCGGGCCGGGCGCCGGAGGCGCTGCTGCGGGGGCCGCGTCTGCTGGGGCACCATCCTCCGCCGGCACGCCGAGCTCAAGCCCGGCTCCGACGACCGGACAGGTCGCCGCTCCGTCGTCGCCGGCTGCGCCGGACGCCTTGCCGCCGCTCGATCCGACCATTCAGATCGCCCCGGCGCCGCCGGTGCTCGGCTCTCCGCGGCCGGCGACCGGCGGCAATGCGCCGTTGGTGCTGTCGCCGAGCGGGACGCCGTGATCGAGCGCCGCCCGACCACGGCAGCCGTGATCATCGGATAGCTGCATCCGGGATCGGTTTGGTCAGGCGATCACCGTCGTCGCGCCCGTGTCCGGCGTGAGCGCCGTGGCGGCCTCCAGCCGCGCGCGGAAATCGGCGAGCACGGCGAGGCGCAGGGCGGAGGCGAGGTTCGCGGTGCCGCGGGCGACGTCGATCTCGGCGATCAGCGCGGCGAGCGGCAGCGCGCGACGGGCGGCTTGATCGTCGAGCGCCGCCCAGAATTCCGGCTCGAGCGCGATCGAGGTGCGGTGGCCGGCGATGGTGACGGAGCGCTTCAGCATGATCGCGGGCTCACCGGTCCGGATCGCGGCTCGGCGATGTCTCGGGTGGGGGCGTCTCGGGCGGCGACATGTCGGGTGGGGATGACGGATCGGCGGTCGCTTCGACGTCGGCGCGACCACCCCAGGCTGGTTTTTGCTCCGCTTCGAGACGATGCCCCTCGATCGCGCGATCGGCGCGCTCGGCCTCGCGGCGGAGGCCGTCCTTCTCGGCTTTGGTGCGGCCGAAGCGGATGCGGTTTTCCTCGGCTGTGGTCTTGGCCGCCGCGCGCGCCTTGGCCTTGCGCGCGCGGTTGAGGTTCACGATCTCGCCCATCTCTGGCCTCCCGCCGATCTGGAGCTGTATCCGAGCACATCGGTGCCGCAGCGGATCAGGAAGCGGATCCGCCGGTCAGGTCTTCTTGCGGAACTGGTCGAGCGACACCACCGTCGCCTTCGGCGGCTCGGCCGGCTTTTCGTCCTTGGCCGCATCGGCCTTCACGTCAGTCTCGGGCTTCGGCTCGGCCTTGTCGGCGAGCTTGGCCGCGGGCTTCAGCGGCTCGACCGGCGCCGGCGCCGGAGCGATCGCCGGCAGTGCGGGGGCGACGACATCGTCCTGCGCCGTCTCGGTGTCGACCGGCTTCAGCACCGGCTTGGCCGGCGCTTCGGCCGGCTTGGTCTCGCCCTTCGCCTCGCCCTCGCGGGCGACCTCGAACTGCAGGCCGAACTGCACCGACGGGTCGAAGAAGCCCTTCACGGCGACGAAAGGCACCAGCAGCTTCTCCGGGATGCCGCTGAACGACAGGCCGACCTCGAAACCGTGGTCGGTGACGGTCAGATCCCAGAACTGGTGCTGGAGGACGATGGTCATCTCCTCGGGATAGCGCGCGCGGATGCGGCTCGACAGGCGCACGCCGGGATGCTGCGTGTCGAAGGAGATGTAGAAATGATGCTGCCCCGGCAGGCCGGTCTGCGCCACCTCGGCGAGGATCTTGCGAACCACGCCGCGCAGGGCGTCCTGCACCAGGACGTCGTATCGAATGAGGTCTTGAGTCATGGGCGGAGTTTGGAGCCGGGCGCGGGACCGCGCAAGTCCGAATGGCAACGGCCGGGCCATAAGGCCGGCGAGCATCCGGGGCGGTCGGGGGAAGGGAAGGGGATGAGTGGAGGCTTCTGTTGCCAGGTGCCTCCGAACCCCGCCTTACGGTGCTACCCGCAAGGACTTGAAACCGGGTACGTCAACCGCATTACGCGGCGACGGCCACCGGAGCATAGTTGTCATTCGCAACTATTGTTCGGCCCGATGACGGTGGTACCATGCCGGGCAAAAGATCGGTTTTTAGACCCTCGTCGATCCTAGTTCGCCCCCGCCGGAACCCACGTCGGACTGTCGTCAACGCGGGCTCGGGTGGAGGCGCCGGGTACTGCCCCCGGGTCCGAAAGGCTTATTACACCGCTCGTTTATCGCCATAGTCGCCCTTGCGGGTGACGGAGCGAATATAGGCGCGGCCCGCGGCGAGGGAAAGCCCCCGTCGCGGGCCAATCGTGTCCGCTTGTGGATGGTCGCTTGTGGATGGTCGCTTGGGGATGAGCGCCCGCGGGCGCCCTCAGTCGAACCGCCAGCGTTCCTCGTCGCGCCGGCCACGGGTTGCCGCGAGCAGGACCGACACATAGGGGTCGGACGGGTCCGGGCGTCCGCCGGGGCGGAGGCCGAGGTCGTCGAGCAGGCGGGCGTCGGCCGCGTCGAGCGGCGCGCCGCGCAGCCGGCGTTGCCGGCGCATCCGGCCCCAGGCGGCGGCGAGAGTCCGGACGACGGCGCGAAAGGCGGTGCGCGTGTCGAGCACGAAGCCCATGGCGATCGAGGGGCCGAAGCCCTCGGCCTGGCGGGTGATTTCAAGAGCGGCGTCACGCATGGCGTAGGTCTCCCGTTCGCGGGCACGACGCCATCGCGCCGGCCGCGGTCAATCGGTCGGTTTCAAGGGGAATTCCGGTTGTGTCGGCGTCGGAGGCTGATGCGGCGATCGGCAGGGCCTCGCCGGGGGTCGGCCACCCACGGACTGGTTTCACCAGGAGGAGCGCCGTCGGCGGCTCCGTTTCGATGGCACCACCATGCGTCCGCTGGATTGATCAATCAAACGAAAAGGATTAAAGTCTCTCGTCAATGAGGCTGACAATTGAGCCGGCGCTTCAAAGGCGCGCCGGCGGTCGAACCCATCGCCGAGACGTGCCGTCGAAATGACGGATCGGCCGAGCGGTTCGAGGACGGCGAGGAGGCGGACATGGCGCTGGTGGCGGATTGCGGACAGCCGGGGTTCGGGGCGGTCGGCCCGGGTCTCGAAATCGATCTTCTGCGCACGCTGGTGGCGATCGTGAACACCGGCAGCTTCAGCCGTGCGGCGACGGCGGTCTACCGCACGCCCTCGGCGGTCTCGATGCAGATGAAGCGGCTGGAAGAGATCGTCGGCAAGCCGATCTTCGCCAAGGACGGCCGCTCCGTGGCGCTGACCCCCACGGGCGAAGAACTGGTCGGCTACGCGCGCCGGATCCTGCAGCTCTCCGACGAGGCGCTGAGCCGGTTCCGCTGCCAGTCGACCACCGGCGTCGTCCGGCTCGGCACGCCCGACGACTACGCGACCCGCTTCCTGCCGCCGATCCTTGCGCGTTTCGCCGCGACCCATCCGATGGTGCAGGTCGACGTGACCTGCCTGTCGAGCACGTCGCTCTTGCCGCTGCTCGACGAGGGCACGCTCGACATCGCGCTGGTCAGCGTCTGCTCGGCGCACACGCCGAACACGATCGTGCATCGCGAGCCGCTGGTCTGGGCCGGCGTCAAGCGCGGCGTGGCGCACGAGCGCCGGCCGCTGCCGCTGGCGCTGTCCGGACCGACGTGCTCGTGGCGGCTGCGCGCGCTCGGCGAGCTCGACACGCGCAACATCCCCTACCGCGTCGCCTATACCAGTCAGCACTACATCGGCCAGGTCGCGGCGCTGCTCGCCGATCTCGCGGTCGCGCCCTTGCCGGCGAGCGTGGTGACCGGCGATCTCGGCCTTGTCGACGATCCGTCGCTGCCACCGCTCGGCTATTACGAGATCGACCTCAAGACCTCGCCGCGCGCCTCGGGCCCGGCCTTCGAGGCGCTGCTCAGCCACATCCGCCAGAGCTTCGTCGAAGAACAGGCGCGGGCGATGCCGGGAAGCGGGATGCCGACCAATGTGATGGCCGTCGCGTAAAGTGCCGGCTTCGCTTCGCCCGCTCTCGGCTGCGCGCGCAACATGTTGTTGATCGGTCGCTCGCCGGTACTACACTTGCGACCTGCGATCGGCGTAGAACGCTCTCACTCAGACGGGGCGTGGTTCCGAGTCCCCGCGGCGGATGCGCCTCCGCCGCGCTCGAGCCACCGGCCGGCTCAGGCCCGGAGGATCCCATGGAGCAGTATCACGACCTGATGCGCCGCGTGCTCGACGAGGGCGTCGTCAAGCACGACCGCACCGGCACCGGTACGAAATCGGTGTTCGGCCACCAGATGCGCTTCGACCTGCGTGACGGCTTTCCGCTGGTCACCACCAAGAAGCTGCATCTGAAGTCGATCGTGCACGAGCTCCTGTGGTTCCTGCAGGGCGACACCAACATCCGCTACCTGAAGGAAAACGGCGTCTCCATCTGGGATGAATGGGCCGACGCCAATGGCGATCTCGGACCGGTCTACGGCCACCAGTGGCGGAACTGGCCGACGCCGGACGGGTCGACGATCGACCAGATCGCCTGGGTCGAGAACGAGATCCGGCGCAATCCGGATTCGCGCCGGCTGATCGTCACGGCCTGGAACCCGGCGGATATCCCGCGGATGAAGCTGCCGCCCTGCCATCTCCTGTTCCAGTTCTACGTCGCCAACGGCCGGCTCTCCTGCCAGCTCTACCAGCGCTCGGCCGACATCTTCCTCGGTGTGCCGTTCAACATCGCGAGCTATGCGCTGCTGACCATGATGATGGCGCAGGCGACCGGGCTCGAGCCGGGCGACTTCGTCCATTCGCTCGGCGACGCGCATCTCTACCTGAACCATCTCGAGCAGACGCGGCTGCAGCTCGCGCGCGAGCCGCGGCCGCTGCCGACCATGAGCCTCAACCCGGATGTGAAGGGCATCTTCGGCTTCCGCTACGAGGATTTCCGGTTGGAAGGCTACGCGCCGCACCCGCATATTTCGGCGCCGGTGGCGGTCTGAGACGGTCTGACGGGCAGGGCGGTTTCGGCTCCGCCCGCCACATTTTCGCTCGGCTCCGCGCCTAGCTCGGGAGGCCTCCTTCGAGCCGACCGCAAACCGGAGCCGACCCTCATGCGTTCGTTCGTTCTCGCACTTCTCGCCGTCGTCGCGGCGAGCGCGCCGGCGCATGCCGATCTCGACGCCGCGATCCTCGATGCCAAGGTCAAGCCGCTCGCCGAGAAGACCGCCGGCGGCCGGCTCGGCGTCGGCGTGCTCGACGTCGCGAGCGGCCAGACCTGGTATCTCGACCAGAGCCACCTGTTCCCGATGCAGAGCGTGTTCAAGGCGCCGCTCGGCGTCGCGGTGATGCAGGCGGTCGACCGGCATCGGCTGGCGCTCGAACAGCCGGTCACGATCGCACGCAGCGACCTCGCCATGCAGTGGAGCCCGATCGCCAAGGAGTTCGGCACCGCCGACAAGAAGGTGCTGACGGTCAAGGATCTGGTGAAGGCGGCGGTCTCGTTCAGCGACAACACCGCGGCCGACGTGCTGATGCGGCTGGTCGGCGGCCCGAAGGCGGTGACGGCCGCGCTGGTCGACAACGGCATTTCCGGCATCCGCGTCGATCGCTACGAGCGCGAGCTGCAGCCCGATGTGGTCGGCGTGCCGCCCTATGTCGCCGGTGACGTGATCGACCAGAAGGAATGGGAGGGCCTGCGCGCCGCCATGCCGGTCGAGCTCAAGAAGGCGTCGCTGAAGGCCTATCTGGAGGACGATCCGCGCGATACGGCGACGCCGGAGGGCGCGCTCGCGTTTCTCGCCGCGCTCGACAAGGGCGCGCTGATCTCGCCGGTCTCGACCGCGATGTTGATCCGGCTGATGACCGACACGCCCTCGGGTCCGAATCGGATCAAGGCGGGTCTGCCGCAGGGGGCGACGCTCGCCCACAAGACCGGCGGCGGCCCGGATGTCGAAGGCGTCAATTCCGCCTCGAACGATATCGGCATCGCGACGCTGCCCGGCGGACGCAAGGTCATCATCGCGGTGTTCCTTGCCGGCTCAACGGCGCCGGAAGCCGAGCGCGACGCGCTCTTCGCCGATGTCGCGCGCGCGGTTGTCGAGGCGGTGCGATACCGCTAAGCGAGGGGGCATGAGCGCTTCAACGACCTCCGCCCCCGTGTCCGTCCCTCCCGCATCGGCCCCAAAGGCCTCCGCGCCCGACACCTCCCTCACGATCCGCCGCGCCGTGGCGGGCGACGAGGCGACCGTGTTCGGCTTCGTGATGAAGCTCGCCGAATACGAGAAGCTCGCCCACGAGGTCGAGGCGACGCCCGCCGGTATCGGTGCAGCGCTGTTCGGACCCGCGCCGCGTGTGTTCTGCGAGATCGCCGAGGTCGATGGCCGGCCGGTCGGTTTCGCGCTGTGGTTCTACACCTTCTCGACCTTCCAGGGCCGCCTCGGGCTCTATCTCGAGGACCTGTACGTCGATCCGGAGCTGCGCGGCCGCGGCATCGGCAAGGCGCTGTTCGCCCGGCTCGCCGAGATCTGCCGCGGCGAAGATCTCGGCCGGCTCGAATGGCAGGTGCTCGACTGGAACGCGCCGTCGATCGCGTTCTACCGCTCGCTCGGTGCCGTCCCCAAGGACGAGTGGACCAAGTACAGGCTCGACGGCGAGGCGCTCGCCCGGCTCGCGACAGGCGCGGGCGCATGAGCACGGCGTCTCCCGCTCCGATCGAGATCGTGATCGTGGTCGCGGTGGCGAAGAACGGCGTGATCGGCCGCGAAAACGACATGCCGTGGCGGATCTCGACCGACTTCAAGCGGTTCCGCCGCATCACCATGGGGCGGCCCATCATCATGGGGCGCAAGACGTTCCTGTCGATCGGCAAGCCGCTCGACGGTCGCACCAACATCGTCGTGACGCGCGATCCCGTGTTCCGCCCCGAGGGGGCCGAGGTCGCGGCCTCGCTCGACCTGGCGATCGAACGGGCGAAGGCGGTCGCGGCGGCGAGCAGCGTCGGCGAGATCATGATCGGCGGCGGCGGCGAGATCTATCGCCAGGCGCTGCCGCTCGCGACGCGGGTCGAGCTGACCGAGGTGGCGCTCGAACCGCCGGTCGAGGGCGCGGCGGTGTTCCCGACGCTCGACCCCGCCGCGTGGCAGGAAGTCGCGCGCGTTGCGGGCGAACGCGGGCCGAAGGACGAGGCGGATTTCGCCTTCGTCACTTATCGGCGGCGCTGAAGTTGACAATAACCTGACCAAGCACCACGTCAGCCCCGGTGTGGGATGGCGGTTCAGGCGCGCGCATCGACCGTCGGCGCGGCCGTGGCGCGTGCCGTCGATTGAAAGCGGGCGGTCGCGCCCCTATAACCCGCTCACGCCATCCGGCGACGGCGCGCCCTCCGGGGCGCGCGCGCGTCGGCAGCCTCTTACCCGCGACCGGATCCGGTCGCGCCGGATTGCGATGCGGCCGGCATCGCGATCCTCAGGCGACACCCGGCCGAGGATGACACATGCCCTGGAGCAACCAGAGTGGTGGTGGCGGTTGGAAAGGCGGGGGCGGCGGTGGTCCGTGGGGCTCGCCGCCGCGCGGACCCAACGGCGGCGGCTCGCCCGATCTCGACGAGATCCTGCGCCGCGGCCAGGACAAGCTGAAGACGATCCTGCCCGGCGGTAGCGGCTTCGGCGGCCGCGGGCTCGCTATCGCGCTGGTCGCCGGCGCCGCGCTCTGGCTCGCGACCGGCTTCTACCGCGTCGAGCCGGACGAGCTCGGCGTCGAACTGGTGTTCGGCAAGGTGATCGGCCAGACCAAGCCGGGCCTCAACTACAATTTCCCCTATCCGGTCGGCCAGGTGCAGACCGTGCAGGTTCTGAGCGTGCGCGAACTGACCATCGGCTCGCGCGACGTCGGCCGCTCCGGCGGGCTGATCCAGACCCGGCTCGCGCCGGAAGAGAGCCAGATGCTGACCGGCGACGAGAACCTCGTCGACGTCGACTTCAAGGTGCAGTGGAACGTCAAGGACGCCACCGCCTTCCTGTTCAACATCCAGGATCCCGAGCGCACCGTGCGCGCCGTCGCCGAGAGCGCGATGCGCGAGGTGGTCGGCCGCAACAACATCCAGCCGATCCTGACCGAGGACCGGCAGAAGATCGAGCAGTCGGTGCGCGAGCTGATGCAGAAGGCGCTCGACAGCTACAACGCCGGCGTCGACATCCGGCTCGTGCAGATGCAGAAGGTCGATCCGCCCTCGGTGGTCATCGACGCGTTCCGTGACGTGCAGGCGGCCCGCGCGGACGCCGAGCGCATGCAGAACGAGGCGCTCGCCTTCGCCGGCCAGGTCGTGCCCGGCGCGCGCGGTCAGGCGGCGCAGATCACGGCCGAGGCACAGGCCTACAGGCAGCGCATCGTCGAGGAAGCGCGCGGCCAGGCCGATCGCTTCACCAAGGTCTACGAGGAGTACAAGCGCGCGCCGGAAGTGACGCGCGAACGGCTCTATCTGGAGACCATGGAGCGCGTGCTCGGCGGCATGGACAAGGTGATCGTCGAGCAGAAGGAGGGCGCCGGCGTCGTGCCCTATCTGCCGCTCGACAGCGTCCGGCGGCAGCAATCGCGGGCCACGCAGCAGCAGGGGGCCCAGTGATGCGCAACGGTTCTTTCGGCCTCGTCATCGGCGCGCTCGTCGTCGCGCTGGTCGCCCTGATGGGCTCGGCCTTCGTGGTCAATCCGACCCGGCAGGCGCTCGTGCTGCAGTTCGGCCAGGTCAAGCGCGCGATCGTGGAGCCGGGTCTCTATTTCAAGATCCCGCTGATTCAGAACGTCGAATATCTCGATCGCCGCATCCTCGACCTCGATCTCGATCCGCAGGAAGTGATCGCGGCCGACCAGAAGCGGCTGATCGTCGATGCCTTCGCGCGCTACAAGATCGTCGATCCGGTCGCCTTCTATCAGGCGGTCCGGACCGTGCAGAGCGGCAACCAGCGCCTGACCACCTTCGTGTCGTCGGGCCTGCGCGCGGTGCTCGCCGACGCGACCCTGACCGCGATCGTGCGCGACGAGCGCACGCCGCTGATGGAGCGGCTGAAGAAGCAGGTGCAGCCGCGCGCCCGCGACTTCGGCGTCGAGATCGTCGACGTGCGTATCCGCCGCGCCGATCTGCCGGACACCAACGCCAAGGCGATCTTCGGCCGCATGCAGAAGGAACGCGAGCGCGAGGCGACCGAGATCCGCGCCCGCGGCGGCGAGGAGAGCCAGCGCATCAAGGCGAAGGCGAACCAGGAGCGCGAGATCATCCTCGCCGAGGCCAATCGCGACGCCGACAAGGCGCGCGGCGAGGGCGATGCGCTGCGCATCAAGATCTTCGCCGACGCCTTCGGTCGCGACGCCGACTTCTTCGCCTTCTATCGCTCGATGCAGGCCTATGAGGCGGCGCTAAAGGGCGGCGAGACGAAGATCGTCATCTCGCCATCGACCAGCGACTTCTTCCGCTACTTCGCCGATCCGGCGGGCGAGAAGAAGAACACCCTGCCGCCGGTCCCGGCGCCGCTGCCGGCCGGCCCGGCACCGACCGCGGCGCCCGCGCAGTGACCACTTGACGAACGACGGCCGGGGTCGCGTACTCCGGTCGTCGTCTTGTCTGCGGACAGTCCAAGAGAAGAGTCGCGATGAAGGATTTCGTCAGCGCCCTCGGCCTGATGCTGGCGCTCGAAGGGGCGCTCTATGCCGGCGCGCCGCAGATGATGAAGAAGATGATGTCCGAGGCGCGCCACGCCTCCGACACCCTGTTCCGCCTCGGCGGCCTCGCGGCGCTGGTCATCGGCGTCGCGTTGGTGGCGGTGGTCCGGCTGGGGTGAGCGGTCGCCGTCTTACAGCGAGCGTTCGCTCGGTACGTCGCGCGGCAGACCTAGCCAGACGCCCGTCCAGAAAGGCAGACGCGGACATAGGTCGGCCATCCATTCGAGCATGATCCGCTCGTGGATCGTCCCGCGATCCGATCCGTATCGCCAATCCGGGCGCCAGAGTACTGCATCGTTGCTTGGACGGCATGGAATTGCTCCGGCCTGCAGAAGCCGTACTAGAGCATGTTGTGCGTAATTGATGGTTTCCTTCTGCGTCATTTCGAAATAAAATAGAGCCTCGTTGATGAGTTGCCGGAAGGATACCGGCTCATCATGTTCGACGAGCCAAGGCAACTCATCCAGATAGTCTGTAACCCGGACAATTCTTTCGCGGCTCGCCTCCGGGACGGTTGGCCGGTCCGCGGCAAAGAATTTGAGGGCGTCGAGACTGCGTGATGCACCGGGATTGCGCGTAATTTCGACGACAAATCGGGTGCGCGTCGCGCGGATCCCGACGAACGAGTCGTCTGCTCGAAGGTATAGTGCGCCGGGGTAGTCTGTGGGCGGCTCGACGGATCTGGCTCCCCTGATCAAGTCGGCGAC
This genomic interval carries:
- a CDS encoding protease modulator HflC, yielding MRNGSFGLVIGALVVALVALMGSAFVVNPTRQALVLQFGQVKRAIVEPGLYFKIPLIQNVEYLDRRILDLDLDPQEVIAADQKRLIVDAFARYKIVDPVAFYQAVRTVQSGNQRLTTFVSSGLRAVLADATLTAIVRDERTPLMERLKKQVQPRARDFGVEIVDVRIRRADLPDTNAKAIFGRMQKEREREATEIRARGGEESQRIKAKANQEREIILAEANRDADKARGEGDALRIKIFADAFGRDADFFAFYRSMQAYEAALKGGETKIVISPSTSDFFRYFADPAGEKKNTLPPVPAPLPAGPAPTAAPAQ
- a CDS encoding DUF2065 domain-containing protein; the protein is MKDFVSALGLMLALEGALYAGAPQMMKKMMSEARHASDTLFRLGGLAALVIGVALVAVVRLG